In Lysinibacillus sp. FSL M8-0337, the following proteins share a genomic window:
- a CDS encoding transglycosylase domain-containing protein, protein MKKVFGFIIVTLCLPTIWWIGTNIRAELNTAQAHEQQIQEKIEVPEVQVQLPVTLVDQNGQTFSEEYVEWRQPLTLQEIPQIAQEIFIASEDADFYNHVGFDLSAILRAVVANSNTNSASQGGSTITQQLVRMRYLSDEKTYERKLTELFYAYELEKKYDKDAILTMYLNESYFSNQVYGIGSAASYYFQKPIQELSIAQIAFISAIPNNPSLYNPLKHFDDTKARQERLLDTLATSGVITKEDAMTYKAEAITLNVKNKVQSYPMYSTYVLQELRWLVAEKEGYTDRLLNTQSEEEKKTIQAQLDNRLNTLYQNGLTIYTALDPVKQNHDEERMTAILGNGQLQAAGAVINNSSREVVSLYAGKNYEKFDYHRAYQGPRQPGSAFKPLAVYAPYFETTTHTPDSIVNGGSYCVGSFCPQNYGGYQYGDVSIHTAFRNSYNTSALRIFNAVGVDTAFSYLDRFHFRSMVAKDHTYAASLGGLTYGVTALELADAYTSFIDGSYVLAHSIRKVTANDGTELYSWDKARDQIWSPKTVKYMRGLLAEVVSNGTGQGVYSNSSYVGAKTGTTNDYRDYWLAGLNDQYTAAVWLGYDKPQPMEKLEAYKIHHKLFNVLLE, encoded by the coding sequence ATGAAAAAAGTGTTTGGTTTTATTATTGTAACGCTATGTTTACCTACCATTTGGTGGATTGGTACAAATATACGAGCAGAGCTGAATACAGCACAAGCCCACGAACAACAAATTCAGGAGAAAATCGAGGTGCCTGAAGTACAGGTACAGCTTCCAGTCACACTAGTTGATCAGAACGGCCAAACCTTTAGTGAGGAATATGTCGAATGGCGACAGCCTTTAACTTTACAAGAAATCCCACAAATTGCCCAGGAAATTTTTATTGCCAGTGAGGATGCAGACTTTTATAATCATGTCGGCTTCGATCTTAGTGCTATCCTACGCGCGGTTGTCGCTAACTCAAACACCAATTCAGCTTCACAAGGAGGTAGTACCATTACCCAACAGCTTGTTCGTATGCGTTATTTATCTGATGAAAAAACATACGAAAGAAAACTGACGGAGCTATTTTATGCCTATGAACTTGAAAAGAAATATGATAAAGATGCCATTTTAACGATGTATTTAAATGAATCCTATTTTAGCAATCAAGTTTATGGAATAGGTAGTGCAGCAAGCTATTATTTTCAAAAGCCTATCCAAGAATTATCGATTGCACAGATAGCGTTTATTTCAGCTATTCCTAACAATCCTTCTCTTTATAACCCTCTAAAACATTTTGATGATACCAAGGCAAGACAAGAGCGTCTCCTTGATACACTCGCTACAAGTGGCGTTATTACAAAAGAAGATGCAATGACGTATAAAGCAGAAGCAATCACATTAAATGTTAAGAACAAGGTACAAAGTTATCCGATGTATAGTACTTACGTTCTTCAAGAGTTACGCTGGCTAGTAGCCGAGAAGGAAGGCTATACAGATCGACTGCTAAACACGCAAAGTGAAGAAGAAAAGAAAACCATTCAAGCACAACTAGACAATCGGCTTAATACTTTATATCAGAATGGTTTAACTATTTATACTGCACTGGACCCAGTTAAACAGAATCATGATGAAGAGCGTATGACTGCTATTTTAGGCAATGGTCAATTACAGGCGGCGGGTGCTGTTATTAACAATTCGTCTCGTGAAGTCGTCAGCCTTTATGCTGGAAAAAATTACGAAAAATTTGATTATCATCGAGCCTATCAAGGTCCGCGACAGCCAGGGTCAGCCTTTAAGCCACTTGCTGTCTATGCACCCTATTTTGAAACAACAACCCATACCCCAGATTCTATTGTCAATGGTGGTAGCTATTGTGTCGGTTCTTTCTGTCCACAAAATTATGGAGGATATCAATACGGTGATGTGTCAATTCATACAGCATTCCGGAATAGTTACAATACGTCCGCTCTTCGCATTTTTAACGCTGTGGGGGTGGATACAGCTTTCAGTTATCTTGATCGCTTCCATTTCCGTTCCATGGTGGCAAAGGATCATACTTATGCTGCTTCATTAGGTGGATTAACATATGGCGTCACGGCTCTTGAGCTTGCAGATGCCTATACAAGCTTTATCGATGGCTCTTATGTGCTAGCCCACAGTATTCGAAAAGTAACCGCTAATGATGGCACTGAGCTATATAGTTGGGACAAGGCACGTGACCAGATTTGGTCGCCTAAAACCGTAAAATATATGCGTGGGCTACTTGCTGAAGTTGTCTCAAATGGGACAGGGCAAGGGGTTTATAGCAATAGTAGCTATGTTGGGGCTAAAACAGGTACAACAAATGATTACCGTGATTACTGGCTAGCAGGTTTGAATGATCAATATACGGCTGCCGTGTGGCTTGGTTACGATAAACCTCAGCCAATGGAAAAACTAGAAGCGTACAAAATCCATCACAAACTCTTTAATGTTTTACTAGAGTAA
- a CDS encoding sigma-70 family RNA polymerase sigma factor gives MSETELIERAQQGDKEAYIELIRIHQRTVEKFAFQCGVHSSDLADVSQEVFVKLYRFLHQFKQDRFTTWLYKVTLNATRDYYRKERREQAKEELLSAQRQVPSPSAEKHVLNFEEDRVLHHSIQALDEKYRYPLVLYYFHELKYEEIAEVLGISLSTVKVRILRAKEKLKLALTQEGSVENG, from the coding sequence GTGAGTGAAACGGAATTAATCGAGCGAGCACAACAAGGTGACAAAGAAGCTTATATTGAACTAATTCGCATCCATCAGCGAACAGTTGAAAAATTTGCCTTTCAATGTGGCGTACATAGTAGTGATTTAGCGGATGTTTCACAAGAAGTTTTTGTTAAGCTATACCGTTTTTTACATCAATTTAAGCAGGATCGATTTACGACATGGCTTTATAAAGTCACACTTAATGCTACCCGTGATTATTATCGAAAAGAACGACGTGAACAAGCAAAGGAGGAGCTATTAAGCGCACAGCGACAAGTCCCAAGTCCTTCAGCTGAAAAGCATGTCCTTAATTTTGAGGAAGACCGCGTATTGCATCACAGCATTCAAGCACTTGATGAAAAATATCGCTATCCGCTCGTCTTATATTACTTTCATGAGTTGAAGTATGAAGAAATTGCCGAGGTACTTGGCATTTCGTTATCCACTGTCAAAGTACGCATATTGCGCGCAAAAGAAAAGCTTAAACTAGCTTTGACACAGGAAGGGAGTGTTGAGAATGGATGA
- a CDS encoding peptidylprolyl isomerase, giving the protein MFPQLTTEVQEGEVLVEMKTTLGALKIKLFPKQAPKTVENFLGHAKSGYYDGIIFHRVIQDFMIQGGDPTGTGMGGESIWGNSFEDEFSDELFNLRGALSMANAGPNTNGSQFFIVQMKHLPSDMLRQLQGAGFPEEIIEAYAQNGGTPWLDHKHSVFGHVVEGMDIVDKIAEVEKDFRDKPVEDVKIESITVFE; this is encoded by the coding sequence ATGTTTCCACAATTAACAACTGAAGTACAAGAAGGCGAAGTACTAGTAGAAATGAAAACAACGTTAGGTGCATTAAAAATTAAATTGTTCCCAAAACAAGCACCAAAAACAGTTGAAAACTTCTTAGGGCATGCAAAATCAGGTTATTATGATGGTATTATTTTCCACCGTGTTATTCAAGATTTTATGATTCAAGGCGGTGACCCTACTGGTACAGGTATGGGTGGAGAGTCAATTTGGGGTAACTCATTTGAAGATGAGTTTTCTGATGAATTATTTAACCTACGTGGTGCATTATCAATGGCAAATGCTGGTCCAAACACAAACGGTTCTCAATTCTTTATCGTACAAATGAAGCACCTTCCAAGTGATATGCTTCGCCAATTACAAGGTGCTGGTTTCCCAGAAGAAATTATTGAGGCATATGCACAAAATGGTGGAACACCATGGTTAGACCATAAACATTCTGTATTTGGTCATGTTGTAGAAGGTATGGATATCGTTGATAAAATTGCTGAAGTAGAAAAAGACTTCCGTGATAAACCTGTTGAAGATGTGAAAATCGAGTCAATTACAGTTTTTGAATAA
- a CDS encoding sodium-dependent transporter codes for MSSRDQFSTKIGFILAAAGSAIGLGAIWKFPYMAGTNGGSVFILLFILCTFFIGLPVLIAEFMIGRRGQKDAVTSFKQQAPGKPWFLIGWGGMIIAGLILSFYSVVGGWILSYLGRSLTFQLTSDGHNGNYADLFGSIISSPFEAVLVQGLFLLLTIAIVSGGIKGGIEKASTWMMPLLFIFFIVLVIRSLTLDGAMEGVKFMFVPDWSYLNAETFLKALGQAFFSLSVGIAVMITYASYLPKTEKIGNSAINVASMNIIISLLAGLVIFPAVFALGYTPDQGPGLVFIILPAVFEQLPLGGLFLTIFFILLLFATVTSSISMLEIVVAIAIGDKPEKRKKIAWIGGLIIFIFGIPSALSFGILSDVKILDRSIFDFVDFITNSVGMPIGALLISIFAGYYYTKDISRKELASSSLLFNTWYILIRYVSPIAILLIFIQGILPLFK; via the coding sequence GTGTCATCTAGAGATCAATTTTCAACAAAAATTGGATTTATTTTAGCTGCTGCTGGTAGCGCCATAGGATTAGGCGCTATTTGGAAATTCCCCTATATGGCGGGAACCAACGGCGGAAGTGTATTTATTTTATTATTCATTTTATGTACATTTTTCATCGGTTTACCAGTGTTAATTGCAGAATTTATGATTGGACGTCGTGGGCAAAAGGATGCTGTCACGTCATTCAAACAACAAGCCCCAGGAAAACCATGGTTTTTAATAGGTTGGGGCGGCATGATTATTGCGGGTTTAATACTATCCTTCTATAGTGTAGTAGGCGGATGGATTTTAAGTTATTTAGGACGTTCATTAACGTTTCAATTAACGAGTGATGGTCATAACGGGAATTATGCTGATTTGTTTGGCAGTATTATCTCTAGTCCATTTGAAGCGGTACTTGTGCAAGGGTTATTTTTACTGTTAACGATTGCTATCGTATCTGGAGGCATTAAAGGTGGGATTGAAAAAGCAAGTACGTGGATGATGCCATTACTATTTATTTTCTTTATTGTGTTAGTAATCCGTTCCTTAACACTTGATGGTGCAATGGAAGGTGTAAAATTTATGTTTGTACCTGACTGGTCTTACTTAAATGCCGAAACATTTTTAAAAGCGCTTGGACAAGCGTTCTTCTCCTTAAGTGTTGGTATAGCTGTTATGATTACGTACGCATCTTATCTCCCTAAAACCGAAAAAATCGGTAATTCAGCCATTAATGTAGCATCTATGAATATTATTATTTCGCTTCTTGCAGGTTTAGTTATTTTCCCAGCTGTATTCGCACTAGGCTATACACCCGACCAAGGGCCAGGGCTTGTTTTTATTATCTTACCTGCCGTTTTTGAGCAATTGCCACTTGGGGGCCTTTTCCTAACGATTTTCTTTATTCTTTTACTGTTTGCTACCGTGACTTCTTCGATTTCAATGTTAGAAATTGTAGTAGCTATCGCCATTGGAGACAAACCCGAGAAGCGTAAAAAAATCGCATGGATTGGTGGACTTATTATTTTCATCTTCGGTATACCGAGTGCCCTATCTTTCGGTATTCTATCAGATGTCAAAATATTAGATCGTTCCATTTTTGATTTTGTAGACTTTATTACAAATAGTGTCGGCATGCCAATCGGTGCCTTACTGATTTCTATTTTTGCAGGCTATTATTATACGAAGGATATTTCCCGCAAAGAGCTTGCTTCCTCAAGTCTACTGTTTAACACTTGGTATATTTTAATTCGTTATGTGTCACCTATTGCGATTTTGCTTATTTTTATCCAAGGTATTTTGCCGTTATTTAAATAA
- the yugI gene encoding S1 domain-containing post-transcriptional regulator GSP13 translates to MAKKYELGDVLTGKVTGIQPYGAFVALDDDTQGLVHISEITYGFVKDVSEFLSVGQEVEVKVLEIDEAAEKISLSIRALQERPAATRKKDAPPRKSLQDRVDESDANGFNSLKDKLQDWIEQSGH, encoded by the coding sequence ATGGCAAAAAAATATGAATTAGGAGACGTATTGACCGGAAAAGTTACAGGTATTCAACCGTACGGTGCATTTGTAGCACTTGATGACGATACACAAGGGCTCGTGCATATTTCTGAAATTACGTACGGCTTTGTAAAAGACGTCAGTGAGTTTTTATCAGTAGGGCAAGAGGTTGAAGTAAAGGTACTTGAGATCGATGAAGCGGCCGAAAAAATTAGTTTATCGATTCGTGCCTTACAAGAGCGCCCTGCAGCAACAAGAAAAAAAGACGCACCACCCCGAAAATCATTACAGGATCGTGTAGATGAATCCGATGCGAATGGTTTTAATTCCTTAAAAGATAAATTACAGGACTGGATCGAACAGTCAGGACACTAA
- a CDS encoding sigma 54-interacting transcriptional regulator, whose translation MNNSEPLLPFYEFIATNVSVGIHAIDITGKTIIYNSKMKEIEGFHFDELADRSIIELFSFRQHESTLMRVLQTGLQEMNVKQTYWNKNGHEITTINDTFPLFKKNKLIGAIEFARDITSLEKLVYQPLRRYGEPLTFDMITAVSEAMQQVIVNAKKAAAVKLPVLLIGESGTGKDLVAEGIHHAASTDPEAFVTLFSRRSAKSVLDKVQELLQDDKAYTFFFERIDFLSLPIQEQLLELLQSLPPSKYMLIGSVGSDPITLIAENKLSKSLYYFFATMSITIPNLTDRKEDILPFVADYFSRHRERFASNVAELAPDVQALFLQYDWPGNLKELELLLDEIVSFMTTESTVTFDLLPVHFRFKVQSQDTSDHEPEFFMFHQQNDVMPLDAYLREAESYYVQNVLNLYEGNITKAAGALGMSRQNLQYRIRKMKKG comes from the coding sequence ATGAATAATTCTGAACCATTACTACCCTTTTATGAGTTTATTGCAACTAATGTATCCGTTGGTATACATGCGATTGACATAACGGGTAAAACAATTATCTATAATTCAAAAATGAAAGAAATCGAAGGATTTCATTTTGATGAATTAGCAGATCGTTCAATTATTGAATTGTTTTCCTTCCGTCAACATGAAAGTACTTTAATGCGGGTGTTACAAACCGGTTTACAAGAAATGAATGTGAAACAAACCTATTGGAATAAAAACGGTCATGAAATTACAACCATTAACGATACATTCCCACTTTTCAAAAAAAATAAATTAATTGGTGCTATAGAATTTGCACGTGATATCACATCTTTAGAAAAATTAGTCTATCAGCCGCTACGACGTTATGGTGAGCCTTTAACTTTTGATATGATTACGGCAGTGTCTGAAGCAATGCAGCAAGTTATTGTCAATGCTAAAAAAGCGGCTGCAGTAAAATTACCTGTTTTACTTATCGGAGAATCTGGTACAGGTAAAGATTTAGTTGCAGAAGGTATTCACCATGCAGCATCTACTGATCCAGAAGCCTTTGTTACACTATTTAGTCGTCGTTCTGCAAAATCCGTGCTCGATAAGGTGCAAGAACTTTTACAAGATGATAAAGCCTATACTTTTTTCTTTGAACGTATTGATTTTTTAAGCCTTCCTATTCAGGAACAGCTACTCGAGTTATTGCAGTCATTACCACCATCCAAATATATGCTAATCGGCAGTGTCGGCAGTGACCCAATTACGCTTATTGCAGAGAATAAACTTTCTAAGTCTCTCTATTATTTCTTTGCAACAATGTCCATTACTATTCCAAATTTAACAGATCGCAAAGAAGATATTTTACCGTTCGTGGCAGATTATTTTAGTCGTCATCGTGAGCGATTTGCGTCAAACGTGGCAGAACTTGCACCGGATGTCCAAGCATTATTCTTACAATATGATTGGCCTGGAAACCTAAAGGAACTCGAACTATTGCTAGATGAAATCGTTTCGTTTATGACAACGGAATCAACCGTTACATTTGATTTACTACCTGTTCATTTTCGATTTAAAGTGCAAAGCCAAGACACATCTGACCATGAACCTGAATTTTTCATGTTCCACCAGCAAAACGATGTCATGCCCCTCGATGCTTATTTACGAGAAGCCGAATCCTATTATGTGCAAAATGTCTTAAATCTATATGAAGGCAATATAACGAAGGCTGCTGGTGCTCTCGGTATGAGCCGGCAAAACCTGCAATATCGCATACGGAAGATGAAAAAGGGCTAA
- a CDS encoding MalY/PatB family protein, whose amino-acid sequence MSIFDQTLNRRCTNSVKWDTMEKVYELSDTTDILPMWIADMDFAPPSAVSKALQKHAEEAIFGYSYVGEEAKQAIVDWQKKRYNWHIEKESISFSHGVLSALANILTALTQQGDKVLISTPFYPPFFSIPKSNDREVVTCPLVAQDGTYVYNFEAFEQALAQNVKAYILCNPHNPGGYVWDEATLKEIIRLCAKYDVLIISDEIHADLMLDGAQHTPLAKLAGDEINRVITCMAPTKTFNLAGIQVAYIITTDKKKQMLLEAVNMASGQGSLNSFAPVALQAAYAEGLPWLEELLLYISNNMNYVIAELTQLPGIHIAKPQGTYLLWIDCRQLGLNEKELMQRLLEVGKLALEPGSKYGEEGRGFLRMNVACSFDTVKDAVARFKLALS is encoded by the coding sequence TTGTCGATTTTCGATCAAACTTTAAATCGTCGCTGTACTAACTCAGTAAAATGGGACACAATGGAGAAAGTTTATGAATTAAGCGATACAACAGATATATTACCAATGTGGATAGCGGACATGGACTTTGCTCCACCCTCTGCCGTTTCAAAAGCACTACAAAAACATGCTGAAGAAGCGATTTTTGGCTATAGCTATGTAGGCGAGGAAGCAAAACAAGCAATAGTAGATTGGCAAAAAAAACGATACAATTGGCATATTGAGAAAGAATCTATTTCATTTAGCCACGGTGTCCTATCAGCTTTGGCAAATATTTTGACTGCACTGACTCAGCAAGGAGATAAAGTACTTATTTCTACCCCCTTCTATCCGCCATTTTTTAGCATTCCTAAAAGCAATGACCGTGAAGTGGTTACTTGCCCTTTAGTCGCGCAAGATGGAACATATGTCTATAATTTCGAGGCTTTTGAACAGGCACTTGCCCAAAACGTTAAAGCTTACATATTGTGTAATCCACATAATCCAGGAGGCTATGTATGGGATGAAGCCACATTAAAAGAAATTATTCGTTTATGTGCAAAATATGATGTGCTCATTATTTCAGACGAGATTCATGCTGATTTAATGTTAGATGGTGCACAACATACTCCGCTTGCAAAATTGGCAGGAGATGAAATTAATCGTGTTATTACCTGTATGGCACCGACAAAAACATTTAATCTTGCAGGAATTCAAGTTGCTTATATTATTACGACTGATAAGAAAAAGCAAATGCTTTTAGAGGCGGTTAATATGGCTAGCGGGCAAGGTTCATTGAATAGCTTTGCTCCTGTAGCACTGCAAGCAGCCTACGCAGAAGGATTGCCATGGCTAGAAGAGTTACTTCTATATATTTCAAATAATATGAATTATGTTATAGCCGAGTTAACGCAATTGCCTGGCATACACATTGCCAAGCCTCAAGGTACGTACTTACTGTGGATCGATTGCCGCCAACTAGGTCTCAATGAAAAAGAATTAATGCAACGTTTGCTTGAAGTTGGAAAACTTGCACTAGAACCTGGTTCAAAATATGGTGAAGAAGGTCGTGGCTTCCTGCGCATGAATGTAGCTTGCTCCTTTGATACGGTAAAAGATGCCGTTGCTCGTTTTAAGCTCGCATTGTCATAA
- a CDS encoding DUF5366 family protein, producing the protein MRNPYIYGYLPLITILLFSLTFGMYAVGEALQLFQAIGVYSGMREFLSDFELRVLLLVVFALIFFMAFSALKLVGETIHELGMLFFSKDNEGAAVSQARGGYVILFIGAMCSAFAIQSIYVLAGIFVLTVFIYFIYRIYKMSLYMSMGGTIGLLIFELFMWTLLFSLLVYVILKLYNGVLASLPFAK; encoded by the coding sequence ATGAGGAACCCTTACATATATGGTTATTTACCATTAATTACAATTTTATTATTTAGTTTAACGTTCGGCATGTATGCCGTAGGTGAAGCATTACAGTTGTTTCAAGCAATCGGTGTTTATTCAGGAATGCGTGAATTTTTATCGGATTTTGAATTACGTGTATTGTTACTCGTTGTATTTGCTCTTATTTTTTTTATGGCGTTTTCAGCACTTAAATTAGTTGGAGAAACAATTCATGAACTAGGAATGTTGTTTTTTTCGAAGGACAATGAAGGGGCTGCGGTGAGCCAAGCACGTGGAGGCTATGTCATTTTATTTATTGGTGCAATGTGTTCTGCCTTTGCAATTCAATCTATCTATGTATTGGCAGGTATTTTTGTATTAACGGTTTTTATATATTTCATTTATCGTATTTATAAAATGAGCCTTTATATGTCTATGGGCGGAACAATTGGATTACTCATATTTGAGCTGTTCATGTGGACATTACTATTCTCGTTATTAGTTTATGTCATTTTAAAATTGTACAACGGCGTACTAGCAAGTCTCCCATTTGCCAAATAA
- the pruA gene encoding L-glutamate gamma-semialdehyde dehydrogenase — protein MIPYKHEPFTDFSQEANYNAYLEALNKVESYLGQDYPLIIGGERITTEDKIISYNPAKKTQVIGRVSKASRELAEKAMQVADETFKTWKKVDPAIRADVLFKAAAIIRRRKHEFSALLTKEAGKPWNEADADTAEAIDFLEYYGRQMLRIKDGQPVESRPGEYNRYDYIPLGIGIVISPWNFPFAIMAGTTVAALVTGNTVLLKPASTTPVVAYKFIEVLEEAGLPAGAVNYVPGSGAEVGDYLVDHPKTRFISFTGSRDVGLRINQRAATHNEGQIWIKRVIAEMGGKDTIVVDKEADLELAAQSIVKSAFGFSGQKCSACSRAVIVEDVYDTVVNRVAELTNELTIGDPADNSNFMATVIDQAAFNKITEYIEIGKKEGRLVAGGTADDSVGYFINPTVFADVDPSARIMKEEIFGPVVAIAKAKDFDEAIEIANDTEYGLTGAVITNNRMNLEKAREDFHVGNLYFNRGCTGAIVGYQPFGGFNMSGTDSKAGGPDYLQLHMQAKTTSEML, from the coding sequence ATGATTCCATACAAACATGAACCATTTACAGATTTTTCTCAAGAGGCAAATTACAACGCATATTTAGAGGCATTAAATAAAGTCGAAAGTTATTTAGGTCAAGACTATCCATTAATTATTGGTGGAGAGCGCATTACTACAGAAGATAAAATCATTTCATATAACCCAGCTAAAAAAACACAAGTGATTGGTCGCGTTTCAAAAGCAAGCAGAGAATTAGCTGAAAAAGCAATGCAAGTAGCTGACGAAACATTTAAAACATGGAAAAAAGTAGACCCAGCGATTCGCGCTGATGTGTTATTCAAAGCGGCAGCAATTATCCGTCGTCGTAAACATGAGTTTTCAGCATTATTAACAAAAGAAGCTGGTAAGCCATGGAATGAAGCGGATGCAGATACAGCAGAAGCAATTGACTTCTTAGAATACTATGGTCGCCAAATGTTACGTATTAAAGACGGCCAACCAGTAGAAAGTCGTCCAGGTGAATACAACCGTTATGATTACATCCCATTAGGAATCGGTATTGTTATTTCACCATGGAACTTCCCATTTGCAATTATGGCGGGTACTACTGTAGCAGCTTTAGTAACAGGGAATACAGTATTATTAAAGCCAGCTTCAACTACACCAGTTGTTGCATATAAATTTATCGAAGTTTTAGAAGAAGCAGGATTACCAGCAGGTGCCGTTAACTACGTACCAGGTTCTGGTGCAGAAGTAGGGGATTACTTAGTAGATCATCCGAAAACGCGCTTTATTAGCTTCACAGGTTCTCGCGATGTAGGTTTACGTATTAACCAACGTGCAGCAACACATAACGAAGGTCAAATTTGGATTAAACGTGTTATCGCTGAAATGGGCGGTAAAGATACAATTGTTGTTGATAAAGAAGCGGACTTAGAGCTTGCAGCACAATCAATTGTAAAATCAGCTTTCGGCTTCTCAGGTCAAAAATGTTCAGCATGCTCTCGTGCTGTTATCGTAGAAGATGTTTATGATACAGTAGTGAACCGTGTAGCAGAGCTTACTAATGAATTAACAATTGGTGACCCAGCTGACAACAGTAACTTCATGGCAACAGTAATCGACCAAGCAGCTTTCAATAAAATTACTGAATACATTGAAATCGGGAAAAAAGAAGGACGCCTTGTAGCAGGCGGTACAGCAGATGATTCAGTTGGTTACTTCATCAATCCAACAGTGTTTGCAGACGTAGACCCTTCTGCTCGCATCATGAAAGAAGAAATTTTCGGACCAGTTGTAGCAATTGCAAAAGCAAAAGATTTCGATGAAGCGATTGAAATTGCAAACGACACAGAATACGGCTTAACAGGTGCAGTTATTACAAATAATCGTATGAACCTAGAAAAAGCGCGTGAAGATTTCCACGTTGGTAACTTATACTTCAACCGTGGTTGTACAGGTGCTATCGTTGGTTACCAACCATTTGGTGGCTTCAACATGTCTGGTACTGACTCAAAAGCTGGTGGCCCAGACTACCTACAACTTCATATGCAAGCAAAAACAACTTCAGAAATGCTTTAA
- a CDS encoding DUF1871 family protein, with translation MDNIKMNRTAVHLLAEWDPFHLGAEHYDTETADVVAALQSIDDPSALAKVIQETYEHSFEQWIPIEDCVAISYKLLAIKFQAKCII, from the coding sequence TTGGATAATATAAAAATGAATCGAACAGCCGTGCATTTGCTAGCAGAGTGGGATCCATTCCACTTAGGTGCTGAGCATTATGATACAGAAACAGCGGATGTTGTTGCAGCACTACAAAGTATTGATGACCCATCTGCTCTTGCAAAGGTCATTCAAGAAACCTACGAGCACTCGTTTGAACAGTGGATTCCAATTGAAGATTGTGTTGCCATTTCATATAAACTACTGGCCATTAAGTTTCAAGCAAAATGTATTATTTAA